In the Melitaea cinxia chromosome 28, ilMelCinx1.1, whole genome shotgun sequence genome, one interval contains:
- the LOC123667585 gene encoding transmembrane channel-like protein 7 has product MSGGKNKRSKRHEGWEEAGGEFYQELYPGGEQELFDNLQRADAAKLATLLPSKQARTTTSKRARSQNERRQSTFARTTQSRDIHLSMLPDLSENLSNEERTWEEIMQIKAMPVPMNQKREIKSRLQNATKLRLQGLEQLQWRQRKALHRFRIRFGEIVGKLELWQSSLREIEGKFGTGVVSYFLFLRWLLFLNLAISVFVILFLILPTVLLHENLECEQFENSTICCSQAYLQRNLTTSNVVLDLIQGTGWMERTILFYGVYSDQIYTYYLKNLWDAGMYYNMPLAYILIPITWTLFSLIAIVKTAAKGFKERLVENEGQFYMYCNLVFGGWDFCIHNDKSAKIKHKALYNEIKGCLEEERYKEEKQSRTRERQILMHLMRILINFLVFAILIGSGILIYQIFNLAMDKLNEEFFAENVFENQFLPFITIGVLNIFIPEIFGYLIKFETYTPANAIIITLLRTVLLRLSSLAVLLSQIYLQITDPSRNEKCLEPDEEFRHECWETYVGQQLYKLVLTDFALQFVMTFFINLPRAFIARHSNSRCLKIIGTQDFYLPKHVLDIVYIQTIVWMGAFFCPFLPIIGTIFCFLIFYIKKFACLMNCTPSPIVYKASKSKSLFMSVLLLGFVISILPVAYSVAEIEPSINCGPFRRYETVWSFVVETFKAFPFLIREFVFLIGTSTFAVPAFAILLFFLYYYWAVAAANRHMVEVLKNQLVLEGHDKQFLLNRLSAFIRQHQKRCERRNRASFADDDSSIQHSSR; this is encoded by the exons ATGTCAGGCGGTAAAAACAAGAGGTCGAAGCGCCATGAGGGTTGGGAAGAGGCAGGGGGGGAGTTCTACCAGGAACTCTACCCTGGGGGGGAGCAAGAACTCTTCGATAACCTGCAGAGGGCTGACGCTGCTAAGCTGGCCACCCTTCTACCTTCGAAGCAGGCTAGAA CGACCACATCGAAGCGAGCTCGCTCTCAGAATGAGCGCAGACAGTCGACATTCGCTCGTACGACGCAGAGTCGAGACATACACCTCTCCATGTTACCGGATTTATCAG AAAATCTATCAAACGAAGAGCGAACATGGGAAGAAATCATGCAAATCAAGGCGATGCCGGTACCGATGAATCAAAAACGGGAAATAAAATCGAGATTACAg AACGCAACAAAACTTCGCCTGCAAGGTTTAGAGCAATTACAGTGGCGTCAACGTAAAGCCTTGCATCGTTTTCGAATAAGATTCGGCGAAATAGTTGGCAAACTTGAACTGTGGCAATCATCCTTACGAGAAATAGAGGGAAAGTTTGGCACTGGCGTTGTCTCCTATTTCCTATTCCTAAGATGGTTGTTATTTCTAAACCTAGCCATATCAGTTTTCGTCATTTTATTCCTAATCCTACCCACAGTTCTGCTACATGAGAATTTAGAATGTGAGCAGTTCGAAAATTCTACAATATGCTGTTCCCAGGCCTATTTACAGCGTAATCTGACCACCAGTAATGTGGTGTTGGATCTGATCCAAGGAACAGGGTGGATGGAGCGCACCATACTTTTCTATGGTGTTTATAGTGATCAAATTTATACGTATTACTTGAAGAACCTTTGGGACGCTGGGATGTACTACAATATGCCATTGGCGTATATATTGATACCTATTACTTGGACGCTATTTTCGTTAATCGCGATTGTCAAAACAGCAGCTAAGGGTTTCAAGGAAAGATTAGTAGAGAATGAAGGTCAGTTTTATATGTACTGCAATCTAGTGTTTGGAGGGTGGGATTTCTGCATACACAACGATAAATCCGCTAAAATCAAGCACAAAGCGctttataacgaaataaaaggttgtctggaagaagaGAGGTACAAAGAAGAGAAGCAATCAAGAACTAGAGAACGTCAGATACTAATGCATTTGATGAGGATACTCATAAATTTTCTGGTTTTCGCGATACTAATCGGTTCGGGTATTCTTATTTACCAGATCTTCAATCTAGCGATGGATAAATTAAACGAAGAGTTTTTCGCGGAAAATGTGTTTGAAAATC AATTTCTACCATTTATCACGATAGGGGTATTGAATATATTCATACCGGAAATATTCggttatttgataaaattcgAAACGTACACACCAGCTAACGCGATAATAATAACCTTATTACGTACGGTATTACTACGGCTATCCTCTTTAGCAGTACTTCTCAGTCAGATATACTTGCAAATCACCGATCCAAGTAGGAACGAGAAATGCCTAGAACCAGACGAAGAATTCAGACACGAGTGCTGGGAAACATATGTCGGCCAGCAATTGTACAAATTGGTCCTAACCGATTTCGCGTTACAATTCGTGATGACATTTTTCATAAATCTCCCTCGAGCTTTCATAGCAAGACACAGTAATAGCAGGTGTCTGAAAATTATCGGCACCCAAGATTTCTATCTCCCAAAGCATGTGTTGGACATCGTTTATATTCAGACTATAGTATGGATGGGTGCATTTTTCTGCCCGTTTCTCCCGATAATCGGGACAATCTTCTGTTTCCTAATTTTCTATATAAAGAAATTCGCCTGTTTGATGAATTGCACCCCATCGCCCATAGTTTACAAAGCATCGAAGTCTAAATCTTTGTTCATGTCAGTTTTATTGCTGGGTTTTGTGATATCGATCTTACCTGTCGCGTATTCGGTGGCAGAAATAGAGCCATCGATAAACTGTGGTCCGTTTAGGAGATACGAAACAGTTTGGTCGTTTGTCGTCGAGACTTTTAAAGCTTTCCCTTTCTTGATTCGAGAATTTGTCTTTCTTATAGGAACATCAACTTTTGCTGTACCAGCGTTTGCGATATTACTATTTTTCCTATATTACTATTGGGCAGTTGCGGCAGCTAATAGGCATATGGTTGAAGTATTAAAGAATCAGCTAGTTCTAGAAGGTCATGATAAACAATTCCTCTTGAATAGGCTGAGTGCGTTCATAAGACAACATCAGAAAAGATGTGAGAGGCGTAACAGAGCCAGTTTCGCTGATGACGATTCATCTATACAACATAGCtcgagataa